One window of Curtobacterium sp. 458 genomic DNA carries:
- the glnA gene encoding type I glutamate--ammonia ligase codes for MFSDSSEVLAFIKDTDVKFLDIRFTDLPGVQQHFNIPASTVDEDFFSVGQLFDGSSIRGFASIHESDMQLIPDVTTAYIDQFRAERTLIMIFDIYNPRNGEIYGRDPRQVAKKAEKYLASTGIADTAFFAPEAEFYIFDDVRYSVTQNKSFYSVDSEEGAWNTGREEEGGNLANKTPYKGGYFPVSPVDKTADLRDDITLKLIEAGFELERSHHEVGTGGQQEINYKFDTMVHAADDILKFKYIVKNTADQWGKVATFMPKPLFGDNGSGMHTHQSLWNDGKPLFYDENGYGGLSDVARWYIGGILKHAPALLAFTNPSINSYHRLVKGFEAPVNLVYSAGNRSAAIRIPITGTNPKAKRIEFRAPDASGNPYLAFAAQLMAGLDGIQNRIEPHEPVDKDLYELPPEEAKGIPQVPGSLDEALEALEADHEFLTKGNVFTEDLIQTWIDYKRENEILPLAQRPHPFEYELYFGV; via the coding sequence ATGTTCAGCGATTCCTCCGAGGTGCTCGCCTTCATCAAGGACACGGACGTCAAGTTCCTCGACATCCGCTTCACGGACCTCCCCGGTGTCCAGCAGCACTTCAACATCCCGGCGTCGACGGTCGACGAGGACTTCTTCTCGGTCGGACAGCTCTTCGACGGTTCGTCGATCCGCGGCTTCGCGTCGATCCACGAGTCGGACATGCAGCTCATCCCCGACGTGACGACGGCCTACATCGACCAGTTCCGCGCCGAGCGCACGCTGATCATGATCTTCGACATCTACAACCCGCGGAACGGCGAGATCTACGGCCGCGACCCGCGTCAGGTCGCCAAGAAGGCGGAGAAGTACCTCGCGTCGACGGGCATCGCGGACACCGCGTTCTTCGCCCCCGAGGCCGAGTTCTACATCTTCGACGACGTCCGCTACTCGGTCACGCAGAACAAGTCGTTCTACAGCGTCGACTCGGAGGAGGGCGCGTGGAACACCGGCCGCGAGGAAGAGGGCGGCAATCTCGCCAACAAGACCCCGTACAAGGGCGGCTACTTCCCCGTCTCCCCCGTCGACAAGACGGCTGACCTCCGCGACGACATCACCCTCAAGCTGATCGAGGCGGGCTTCGAGCTCGAGCGCTCGCACCACGAGGTGGGCACCGGCGGCCAGCAGGAGATCAACTACAAGTTCGACACGATGGTCCACGCCGCGGACGACATCCTGAAGTTCAAGTACATCGTCAAGAACACGGCGGACCAGTGGGGCAAGGTCGCCACGTTCATGCCGAAGCCGCTCTTCGGGGACAACGGCTCGGGCATGCACACCCACCAGTCGCTGTGGAACGACGGCAAGCCGCTGTTCTACGACGAGAACGGCTACGGCGGCCTCTCGGACGTCGCGCGCTGGTACATCGGCGGCATCCTGAAGCACGCTCCGGCGCTGCTCGCGTTCACGAACCCGTCGATCAACTCGTACCACCGTCTGGTCAAGGGCTTCGAGGCGCCGGTCAACCTGGTCTACTCGGCCGGCAACCGCTCCGCTGCGATCCGCATCCCGATCACGGGCACGAACCCCAAGGCCAAGCGCATCGAGTTCCGCGCGCCGGACGCCTCGGGCAACCCGTACCTCGCGTTCGCCGCGCAGCTCATGGCGGGCCTCGACGGCATCCAGAACCGCATCGAGCCGCACGAGCCGGTCGACAAGGACCTCTACGAGCTCCCGCCGGAGGAGGCCAAGGGCATCCCGCAGGTGCCGGGCTCCCTCGACGAGGCGCTCGAGGCGCTCGAGGCGGACCACGAGTTCCTCACGAAGGGCAACGTCTTCACCGAGGACCTCATCCAGACCTGGATCGACTACAAGCGTGAGAACGAGATCCTCCCGCTCGCGCAGCGCCCGCACCCGTTCGAGTACGAACTGTACTTCGGGGTCTGA